In Elaeis guineensis isolate ETL-2024a chromosome 1, EG11, whole genome shotgun sequence, a genomic segment contains:
- the LOC105032865 gene encoding LRR receptor-like serine/threonine-protein kinase EFR produces MVLALGYNMLGGMLPNSVVNLSSQLQVLLLNENHMSGRIPHGIESLANLCWLSFDYNLFTGAIPESIGKLAMLGRLDLSFNRFIGQIPFSLSNLTQLTELYLDQNNLQGPIPQSLGNQQHLSTLGLSANHLTGTIPKEILSLPALSLYLDLCDNSLDGSLPLEYLDLGNNLFQGTVPQSVSNMRGLPELDLSHNNLTGPIPTFLADLKQLQMLNLSFNHLEGEVPAKGVFKNATQISIKGNSRLCGGVPELHLPTCPRKSYKMRKCPLLLKIVTPIAGAVLCMILLFSFFILLWKRKSKNNAPIVHPLEDQFPRVSYTDLIRATDGFSSTNLIGRGGYGSVYKGILSPHQTIVAVKVFNLQNQGASKSFLAECEVLRSARHRNLVKVMTSCSMVDFRGHDFKALVFEFIPNGSLEKWLRPELDGHHRTESLNLLQRLNIAVDVADATDYLHNNCQPSIAHCDLKPSNILIDNEMVAHVGDFGLARFMSKASTNSLVDNSGSIRIKGTLGYIAPEYGASGQVSTFGDIYSYGILLLEMLTRKSLLNDDMFKDGLSFRKFVEIIFPERVMAIVDPLMPLAEDESKTHECLISIARIGLSCSNGPISSPPPPPPPASSPTISLLLCPISHPFVVIASSPARGQVLEATPHRRRQHGRPSATPPLPLQQGEHVTPLVHVGEEEGGPDAGPGVQPGATIPVPAHAPILK; encoded by the exons ATGGTGTTGGCACTCGGCTACAATATGCTGGGAGGCATGTTGCCCAACTCAGTAGTCAACCTCTCTTCACAGCTCCAAGTATTGCTTTTGAACGAAAACCACATGTCAGGGAGAATCCCTCATGGAATTGAAAGCCTAGCCAACCTCTGTTGGCTTTCTTTCGATTACAACCTTTTCACTGGTGCTATTCCAGAAAGCATCGGTAAGCTTGCGATGTTAGGGAGGCTAGACTTGTCTTTTAATAGGTTTATAGGGCAGATTCCATTCTCTCTAAGCAATCTCACACAACTGACTGAACTCTATTTGGACCAGAATAACCTGCAAGGCCCCATACCTCAAAGTCTTGGAAACCAGCAACACCTATCAACTTTGGGCCTCTCTGCCAATCATCTTACTGGAACCATACCAAAAGAGATTTTGAGCCTTCCCGCCTTGTCCCTTTATCTAGATTTATGTGACAATTCATTGGATGGATCTCTCCCTCTAGAG TACTTAGATCTGGGTAACAACTTGTTCCAAGGGACAGTTCCCCAGTCCGTGAGCAACATGAGAGGCCTTCCAGAACTAGATCTCTCACATAATAATTTAACAGGGCCTATTCCAACATTTCTAGCGGACTTGAAACAATTACAAATGTTGAATTTGTCTTTCAATCATCTTGAAGGTGAAGTGCCAGCAAAGGGGGTCTTTAAAAATGCTACTCAGATTTCCATCAAAGGAAATAGTCGACTCTGTGGGGGTGTTCCAGAATTACACTTGCCCACATGCCCAAGAAAGTCATACAAAATGAGAAAGTGCCCTCTGTTACTAAAAATAGTGACTCCAATAGCTGGTGCAGTCTTGTGTATGATCCTTCTATTCTCCTTTTTTATCCTTCTATGGAAACGGAAGTCGAAAAATAATGCTCCAATTGTACATCCATTGGAAGATCAATTCCCCAGAGTTTCTTACACTGATCTGATTAGAGCAACTGATGGATTCTCTTCCACTAATCTCATTGGCAGAGGAGGGTATGGTTCTGTCTATAAGGGCATCTTGAGTCCTCACCAAACTATTGTTGCTGTGAAGGTTTTCAACCTTCAAAATCAAGGAGCTTCGAAGAGCTTTCTAGCTGAATGTGAGGTGCTGAGAAGTGCTCGACATCGAAATCTTGTCAAGGTCATGACTTCCTGCTCAATGGTTGATTTCAGAGGCCATGATTTCAAAGCTTTGGTTTTTGAGTTCATTCCTAATGGAAGTCTAGAGAAATGGTTACGTCCAGAGTTAGATGGGCATCATCGTACAGAAAGCCTAAACCTGCTTCAAAGGTTAAACATAGCAGTTGATGTAGCTGATGCAACCGATTACCTTCATAATAATTGTCAGCCATCTATTGCTCATTGTGATCTAAAGCCTAGCAATATACTGATTGATAATGAGATGGTTGCTCATGTGGGGGACTTTGGTTTGGCAAGGTTTATGTCTAAAGCTTCAACAAACTCGTTGGTAGACAACAGTGGCTCAATCCGGATAAAGGGAACCCTTGGATATATAGCTCCAG AATACGGTGCAAGTGGTCAGGTATCTACTTTCGGTGATATTTATAGCTATGGAATCCTTCTCTTGGAGATGCTTACTAGAAAGAGTCTTCTTAATGATGATATGTTCAAGGATGGCCTAAGCTTTCGAAAATTTGTCGAGATAATTTTTCCTGAAAGAGTCATGGCAATTGTGGATCCACTAATGCCACTTGCAGAGGATGAGAGTAAAACTCATGAATGCTTAATATCCATAGCAAGAATTGGTCTTTCTTGCTCAAATGG CCCTATTTcttctccacctcctcctcctcctccggcctcATCGCCGACGATCTCTCTCCTCCTCTGCCCTATTTCTCATCCTTTTGTCGTCATCGCCTCGTCTCCCGCTCGTGGCCAAGTGCTGGAAGCGACTCCTCACCGGCGGAGGCAGCACGGCCGCCCCTCCGCCACTCCTCCACTGCCTCTCCAGCAGGGCGAGCATGTCACGCCACTGGTACATGTTGGAGAGGAGGAGGGTGGGCCTGATGCTGGGCCGGGTGTGCAGCCGGGAGCAACGATCCCCGTGCCGGCACACGCCCCGATCTTGAAGTAG
- the LOC105032856 gene encoding uncharacterized protein isoform X1, translated as MISLPRESMELQQILKIGLILFFLWSSSCLPVASVVDATGAIRFRNDTDHLSLLAFKDQITHDPLNALSSWNDTIQFCNWKGVTCSWKHKQRVVVLDLGSLGLGGSLSPSIGNLTFLHRLNLGSNSFFREIPLELGRLRRLKNLNLSFNSFQGEIPSNLTYCTELKILALCHNQLTGKIPVEITSLTKLGELYLGSNTLTGVIPTSIGNLSSLTLLSLHFNHLGGSIPDDIGRLTTLKYFLVAANNLTGTIPSKLYNISSLQEFYVTANKLQGRIPSDIGVTLPSLQFLKLSSNQFDGPIPTTLANASRLEVICIPDNHFSGRVPSELGRLRGLHLLNVELNHLEGGDAKGWEFLDSLTNCSQLTVLSLYDNMLGGMLPNSVVNLSSQLQVLNLNINNMSGRIPHGIENLANLYWFTFDDNLFAGAIPESIGKLVRLQRLGLSSNRFTGQIPISLGNLTLLTELYLDQNNLQGPISPSLGKLQHLSILDLSTNRLTGTIPKEILSLPALSLRLNLSDNSLDGSLPLEVGRLKNLHTLDISRNMLSGNIPSTLGDCQILEYLHLGNNFFQGTIPQYLSNARGLQELDLSRNNLTGPIPTFLEDLKQLQMLNLSFNHLEGEVPVKGVFENATQVSIKGNSRLCGGVPELHLPACPGKSYKKRKWPLLLKIVIPIAGAILCMILLLSFLILRRKRKSKNNAPIVHPLEDQFPKVSHSDLIRATDGFSSTNLIGRGGYGSVYKGILSPHQTIVAVKVFNLQNHGASKSFLAECEVLKSARHRNLVKVMTCCSMVDVRGHDFKALVFEFIPNGSLEKWLHPELDGHHHTESLSLLQRLNIAIDVADAGDYLHNNCQPSIVHCDLKPSNILIDNEMIAHVGDFGLARFMSKATAISLADKSSSIRIKGTLGYIAPEYGASGQVSTSGDVYSYGILLFEMLTGKSPVDDMFKDGLSLRKFVEMAFPERVMAIVDPLMPLAEDESKTRECLISMIRIGLSCSNGSVKERLNISNVATTMHAIRDAYLGTQVH; from the exons ATGATTTCTCTTCCACGAGAAAGCATGGAACTTCAACAGATACTGAAGATAGGGTTGATCTTGTTCTTCCTCTGGTCCTCCTCATGCTTACCGGTGGCATCCGTGGTTGATGCCACGGGAGCTATTCGGTTCAGAAATGACACTGACCATCTATCTCTGCTCGCTTTCAAAGATCAAATAACTCATGATCCTTTGAATGCTCTAAGCTCATGGAACGACACCATACAATTCTGCAACTGGAAGGGCGTCACATGCAGCTGGAAGCACAAGCAGAGGGTCGTCGTCTTGGACCTCGGCTCTTTGGGATTGGGGGGATCTCTCTCCCCCTCCATTGGAAACCTCACATTCCTTCACCGGCTCAACCTCGGAAGCAACAGTTTCTTCAGGGAGATCCCATTGGAGTTGGGCCGTTTGCGTCGGCTGAAAAATCTCAACCTGAGTTTCAATTCATTCCAAGGAGAAATCCCCTCCAACTTGACCTACTGCACCGAGCTTAAAATTCTCGCCTTGTGCCACAACCAGCTCACGGGCAAGATTCCAGTGGAAATCACCTCCCTCACGAAGCTTGGTGAGCTATATCTCGGGAGTAACACATTGACCGGGGTTATTCCAACTTCCATTGGTAACCTATCATCACTCACACTACTCTCCCTCCATTTCAATCACCTGGGTGGAAGCATTCCAGATGACATCGGCCGCCTTACGACCCTGAAATATTTTCTAGTGGCTGCCAACAATCTTACAGGTACAATCCCTAGCAAGCTTTACAACATCTCATCATTGCAAGAATTCTATGTGACTGCTAATAAGCTGCAAGGAAGAATTCCATCTGATATAGGCGTCACGCTTCCTAGTCTTCAATTCCTCAAATTGTCTAGCAACCAGTTTGATGGACCCATTCCAACTACATTGGCAAATGCCTCGAGACTTGAAGTCATCTGCATTCCAGATAATCATTTTAGTGGAAGGGTGCCATCTGAGCTGGGAAGGCTACGAGGCCTTCACCTTCTTAATGTAGAACTGAATCATCTGGAAGGAGGAGATGCCAAGGGGTGGGAATTTCTCGACTCTCTCACAAACTGCAGCCAGTTAACGGTGTTGTCACTCTACGACAATATGCTAGGAGGCATGTTGCCCAACTCAGTAGTCAACCTCTCTTCACAGCTCCAAGTATTGAATCTGAACATAAACAACATGTCAGGGAGAATCCCTCATGGAATTGAAAACCTAGCCAACCTCTACTGGTTCACTTTCGATGATAACCTTTTCGCCGGTGCTATTCCAGAAAGCATCGGTAAGCTTGTGAGGTTACAGAGGCTAGGCTTGTCTTCTAATAGGTTTACAGGACAGATTCCAATCTCCCTAGGCAATCTCACACTACTGACTGAACTCTATTTGGACCAGAATAACCTGCAAGGCCCCATTTCTCCAAGTCTTGGAAAGCTGCAACACCTATCAATCCTGGACCTTTCTACCAATCGGCTTACTGGAACCATACCCAAAGAGATTTTAAGCCTTCCCGCCTTGTCCCTTCGTCTAAATTTATCTGACAATTCATTGGATGGATCTCTTCCTCTGGAGGTCGGGAGATTAAAGAATCTACACACTTTAGATATTTCTAGAAACATGCTATCTGGTAATATTCCTAGCACACTTGGTGACTGTCAGATCTTGGAATACTTGCATCTGGGTAACAACTTTTTCCAAGGGACAATTCCCCAATACTTGAGCAACGCGAGAGGCCTTCAAGAACTAGATCTCTCACGTAACAATTTAACAGGGCCTATTCCAACATTTTTAGAGGACTTGAAACAATTGCAAATGTTGAATTTGTCTTTCAATCATCTTGAAGGTGAAGTGCCAGTAAAAGGGGTCTTTGAAAATGCTACTCAGGTTTCCATCAAAGGAAATAGTCGACTCTGTGGGGGTGTTCCAGAATTACACCTGCCCGCATGCCCAGGAAAGTCATACAAAAAGAGAAAGTGGCCTCTGCTACTGAAAATAGTGATTCCAATAGCCGGTGCAATCTTGTGTATGATCCTTCTATTATCCTTTTTGATCCTTCGACGGAAACGGAAGTCGAAAAATAATGCTCCAATTGTACATCCATTGGAAGACCAATTCCCCAAAGTTTCTCATAGTGATCTGATTAGAGCAACTGATGGATTCTCTTCCACCAATCTCATTGGTAGAGGAGGGTATGGTTCTGTCTATAAAGGCATCTTGAGTCCTCACCAAACTATTGTTGCTGTGAAGGTTTTCAACCTTCAAAATCATGGAGCTTCGAAGAGCTTTCTAGCTGAATGTGAGGTGCTGAAGAGTGCTCGACATCGAAATCTTGTCAAGGTCATGACTTGCTGCTCAATGGTTGATGTCAGAGGCCATGATTTCAAAGCTCTGGTTTTTGAGTTCATTCCTAATGGAAGTCTAGAGAAATGGTTACATCCAGAGTTAGATGGGCATCATCATACGGAAAGCCTAAGCCTGCTTCAAAGGTTAAACATAGCGATTGATGTGGCTGATGCAGGAGACTACCTTCATAATAATTGTCAGCCATCCATTGTTCATTGTGATCTAAAGCCTAGTAATATATTGATTGATAATGAGATGATTGCTCATGTGGGAGACTTTGGTCTGGCAAGGTTCATGTCTAAAGCTACAGCAATCTCCTTGGCAGACAAGAGTAGCTCAATCCGGATAAAAGGAACCCTTGGATATATTGCGCCAG AATATGGCGCAAGTGGTCAGGTATCTACTTCTGGTGATGTTTATAGCTATGGAATCCTTCTTTTCGAGATGCTTACTGGAAAGAGTCCTGTCGATGATATGTTTAAAGATGGCCTAAGCCTTCGAAAGTTTGTAGAGATGGCTTTTCCTGAAAGAGTTATGGCAATTGTGGATCCGCTAATGCCACTTGCAGAGGATGAGAGTAAAACTCGTGAATGCTTAATATCCATGATAAGAATTGGTCTTTCTTGCTCAAATGGGTCAGTGAAAGAAAGATTGAATATAAGTAATGTTGCCACAACCATGCATGCAATTAGGGATGCCTACCTTGGGActcaagttcattag
- the LOC105032856 gene encoding uncharacterized protein isoform X2 gives MISLPRESMELQQILKIGLILFFLWSSSCLPVASVVDATGAIRFRNDTDHLSLLAFKDQITHDPLNALSSWNDTIQFCNWKGVTCSWKHKQRVVVLDLGSLGLGGSLSPSIGNLTFLHRLNLGSNSFFREIPLELGRLRRLKNLNLSFNSFQGEIPSNLTYCTELKILALCHNQLTGKIPVEITSLTKLGELYLGSNTLTGVIPTSIGNLSSLTLLSLHFNHLGGSIPDDIGRLTTLKYFLVAANNLTGVTLPSLQFLKLSSNQFDGPIPTTLANASRLEVICIPDNHFSGRVPSELGRLRGLHLLNVELNHLEGGDAKGWEFLDSLTNCSQLTVLSLYDNMLGGMLPNSVVNLSSQLQVLNLNINNMSGRIPHGIENLANLYWFTFDDNLFAGAIPESIGKLVRLQRLGLSSNRFTGQIPISLGNLTLLTELYLDQNNLQGPISPSLGKLQHLSILDLSTNRLTGTIPKEILSLPALSLRLNLSDNSLDGSLPLEVGRLKNLHTLDISRNMLSGNIPSTLGDCQILEYLHLGNNFFQGTIPQYLSNARGLQELDLSRNNLTGPIPTFLEDLKQLQMLNLSFNHLEGEVPVKGVFENATQVSIKGNSRLCGGVPELHLPACPGKSYKKRKWPLLLKIVIPIAGAILCMILLLSFLILRRKRKSKNNAPIVHPLEDQFPKVSHSDLIRATDGFSSTNLIGRGGYGSVYKGILSPHQTIVAVKVFNLQNHGASKSFLAECEVLKSARHRNLVKVMTCCSMVDVRGHDFKALVFEFIPNGSLEKWLHPELDGHHHTESLSLLQRLNIAIDVADAGDYLHNNCQPSIVHCDLKPSNILIDNEMIAHVGDFGLARFMSKATAISLADKSSSIRIKGTLGYIAPEYGASGQVSTSGDVYSYGILLFEMLTGKSPVDDMFKDGLSLRKFVEMAFPERVMAIVDPLMPLAEDESKTRECLISMIRIGLSCSNGSVKERLNISNVATTMHAIRDAYLGTQVH, from the exons ATGATTTCTCTTCCACGAGAAAGCATGGAACTTCAACAGATACTGAAGATAGGGTTGATCTTGTTCTTCCTCTGGTCCTCCTCATGCTTACCGGTGGCATCCGTGGTTGATGCCACGGGAGCTATTCGGTTCAGAAATGACACTGACCATCTATCTCTGCTCGCTTTCAAAGATCAAATAACTCATGATCCTTTGAATGCTCTAAGCTCATGGAACGACACCATACAATTCTGCAACTGGAAGGGCGTCACATGCAGCTGGAAGCACAAGCAGAGGGTCGTCGTCTTGGACCTCGGCTCTTTGGGATTGGGGGGATCTCTCTCCCCCTCCATTGGAAACCTCACATTCCTTCACCGGCTCAACCTCGGAAGCAACAGTTTCTTCAGGGAGATCCCATTGGAGTTGGGCCGTTTGCGTCGGCTGAAAAATCTCAACCTGAGTTTCAATTCATTCCAAGGAGAAATCCCCTCCAACTTGACCTACTGCACCGAGCTTAAAATTCTCGCCTTGTGCCACAACCAGCTCACGGGCAAGATTCCAGTGGAAATCACCTCCCTCACGAAGCTTGGTGAGCTATATCTCGGGAGTAACACATTGACCGGGGTTATTCCAACTTCCATTGGTAACCTATCATCACTCACACTACTCTCCCTCCATTTCAATCACCTGGGTGGAAGCATTCCAGATGACATCGGCCGCCTTACGACCCTGAAATATTTTCTAGTGGCTGCCAACAATCTTACAG GCGTCACGCTTCCTAGTCTTCAATTCCTCAAATTGTCTAGCAACCAGTTTGATGGACCCATTCCAACTACATTGGCAAATGCCTCGAGACTTGAAGTCATCTGCATTCCAGATAATCATTTTAGTGGAAGGGTGCCATCTGAGCTGGGAAGGCTACGAGGCCTTCACCTTCTTAATGTAGAACTGAATCATCTGGAAGGAGGAGATGCCAAGGGGTGGGAATTTCTCGACTCTCTCACAAACTGCAGCCAGTTAACGGTGTTGTCACTCTACGACAATATGCTAGGAGGCATGTTGCCCAACTCAGTAGTCAACCTCTCTTCACAGCTCCAAGTATTGAATCTGAACATAAACAACATGTCAGGGAGAATCCCTCATGGAATTGAAAACCTAGCCAACCTCTACTGGTTCACTTTCGATGATAACCTTTTCGCCGGTGCTATTCCAGAAAGCATCGGTAAGCTTGTGAGGTTACAGAGGCTAGGCTTGTCTTCTAATAGGTTTACAGGACAGATTCCAATCTCCCTAGGCAATCTCACACTACTGACTGAACTCTATTTGGACCAGAATAACCTGCAAGGCCCCATTTCTCCAAGTCTTGGAAAGCTGCAACACCTATCAATCCTGGACCTTTCTACCAATCGGCTTACTGGAACCATACCCAAAGAGATTTTAAGCCTTCCCGCCTTGTCCCTTCGTCTAAATTTATCTGACAATTCATTGGATGGATCTCTTCCTCTGGAGGTCGGGAGATTAAAGAATCTACACACTTTAGATATTTCTAGAAACATGCTATCTGGTAATATTCCTAGCACACTTGGTGACTGTCAGATCTTGGAATACTTGCATCTGGGTAACAACTTTTTCCAAGGGACAATTCCCCAATACTTGAGCAACGCGAGAGGCCTTCAAGAACTAGATCTCTCACGTAACAATTTAACAGGGCCTATTCCAACATTTTTAGAGGACTTGAAACAATTGCAAATGTTGAATTTGTCTTTCAATCATCTTGAAGGTGAAGTGCCAGTAAAAGGGGTCTTTGAAAATGCTACTCAGGTTTCCATCAAAGGAAATAGTCGACTCTGTGGGGGTGTTCCAGAATTACACCTGCCCGCATGCCCAGGAAAGTCATACAAAAAGAGAAAGTGGCCTCTGCTACTGAAAATAGTGATTCCAATAGCCGGTGCAATCTTGTGTATGATCCTTCTATTATCCTTTTTGATCCTTCGACGGAAACGGAAGTCGAAAAATAATGCTCCAATTGTACATCCATTGGAAGACCAATTCCCCAAAGTTTCTCATAGTGATCTGATTAGAGCAACTGATGGATTCTCTTCCACCAATCTCATTGGTAGAGGAGGGTATGGTTCTGTCTATAAAGGCATCTTGAGTCCTCACCAAACTATTGTTGCTGTGAAGGTTTTCAACCTTCAAAATCATGGAGCTTCGAAGAGCTTTCTAGCTGAATGTGAGGTGCTGAAGAGTGCTCGACATCGAAATCTTGTCAAGGTCATGACTTGCTGCTCAATGGTTGATGTCAGAGGCCATGATTTCAAAGCTCTGGTTTTTGAGTTCATTCCTAATGGAAGTCTAGAGAAATGGTTACATCCAGAGTTAGATGGGCATCATCATACGGAAAGCCTAAGCCTGCTTCAAAGGTTAAACATAGCGATTGATGTGGCTGATGCAGGAGACTACCTTCATAATAATTGTCAGCCATCCATTGTTCATTGTGATCTAAAGCCTAGTAATATATTGATTGATAATGAGATGATTGCTCATGTGGGAGACTTTGGTCTGGCAAGGTTCATGTCTAAAGCTACAGCAATCTCCTTGGCAGACAAGAGTAGCTCAATCCGGATAAAAGGAACCCTTGGATATATTGCGCCAG AATATGGCGCAAGTGGTCAGGTATCTACTTCTGGTGATGTTTATAGCTATGGAATCCTTCTTTTCGAGATGCTTACTGGAAAGAGTCCTGTCGATGATATGTTTAAAGATGGCCTAAGCCTTCGAAAGTTTGTAGAGATGGCTTTTCCTGAAAGAGTTATGGCAATTGTGGATCCGCTAATGCCACTTGCAGAGGATGAGAGTAAAACTCGTGAATGCTTAATATCCATGATAAGAATTGGTCTTTCTTGCTCAAATGGGTCAGTGAAAGAAAGATTGAATATAAGTAATGTTGCCACAACCATGCATGCAATTAGGGATGCCTACCTTGGGActcaagttcattag